From Syntrophus gentianae:
TGCAGGCAGATCGCCTTTGCTCTGCGCGATGAGGTGCTGGATCTGGAAAGGTCCGGGGCGAAGATCATCCAGATCGACGAGCCGGCCCTGCGGGAAGGTCTCCCCTTGAAGGGGAGGGATGCCGAGGCCTATCTTCGCTGGGCGGTGGAAGCCTTCCGAATCACGTCCTCAGGGGTTGACGATGAAACGCAGATCCACACCCATATGTGTTACAGTGAATTCAACGCCATCATTCAATCCATCGCCGAAATGGATGCCGATGTGATCAGCATCGAATCCAGCCGGAGCAGAATGGAGCTGCTGGATGTCTTCAGGGTTTTTGAGTATCCCAATGAAATCGGTCCAGGGGTGTATGATATTCACAGCCCCAGGGTACCGACTGAGGCGGAAATCATGAAATTGATTCAACGGGCGGCCGAATACATACCCAAAGAACGACTCTGGATAAATCCGGACTGCGGCCTTAAGACGAGGGGATGGGAGGAGACCTTGAAATCACTGAAGAACATGGTTGCCGCGGCAAAAGCCATGAGGATAGGTCATCAGGACTTTTAAAAAACAACTTGACAAAGATTTAGGTTTGGCCTAAAGATTTAGCCGAACCTAAATCTTTTCTGCTTAAGAGGTGAAAAAATGACGTTGACCGATACCCTGACTGCCAGTCTGGAAGATTATCTGGAAGCGATCTCACAAATCATCTCGGAGAAACAGGCGGTGCGGCCGAAGGACATCGCCAGGCGCCTCATGGTAAGCAATGCGTCGGTAACCGGCGCCCTTCGTTCCCTTGCCGATAAGGAACTGATCAATTACAGCCCCTATGACGTGATTACCCTTACTTCAGCCGGGAAGACCGTTGCCGAAGATGTGATCCGCCGCCATGAAGTCCTCCGTGATTTTTTCGTCAAGGTCCTTGCGATTGAAGAGGGTAATGCCGACAAGGCGGCTTGCCAGATGGAACATTCCATTCCCAGGGACATCCTGGAGCGGTTCATCCAGTTTGCCGAGTTCATCGAGGTCTGTCCCAGAGGCGGTTCCAAGTGGATTGCAGGGTTCAGTTATCACTGCGATCAAGGCGACACGGCGGAGAATTGCGAGAAATGCATCTCCGTGACCCTTGAGGAAACAAGGAAACGGAAACGAAAAGGAGTTCAGAAAACAATGAAGATGTTGAGCCTGAGGGATTTGAAGCCGGGTCAAAAGGGCAAGGTAAGGAAAATCAAGGCCCGGGGAGCAACGAGCATGCGGATGGTCGAGATGGGGGTTACTCCCGGGGCTGTTGTTGAAGTGGAGCGGATTGCCCCGCTGGGCGATCCGATTGATATCAAGGTGAAGGGCTATCATCTTTCCCTGCGGAAAGAGGAGGCCGGGGGGGTCGAGATTGAAACGCTGTAGTTCTAATTCAAGCTTCTTTGCGAGGTGTTGACGATGCCGTTGACGATTGTACAGCCGGGAAGATGTGTGCGGCTCGTAGCCGTGGAGGCCGGTCAGGGACTTCAGGGCCAATTGACCGCCATGGGGCTGGTTCCGGGTGCGGAGATACAGATCCTCCAGAATTCCCCTCGGGGACCGTTTCTGATTGTGGTCAAGGGGAGCCGGATCATGCTGGGAAGGGACATGGCCGGGAAGATCGTCGTGGAGTAATTTTTTTTGTCCCATGATTTAGGCAAACCTAAATATATAAGGAGACGCAAAGATAAAGTGGAGGAAAAGCAATAACCATGAAATCCAGGATAGTCGTTGCCCTTGCGGGCAACCCGAATTCCGGTAAGACAACCATCTTCAATGCGCTGACCGGTGCCCGCCAAAGTGTCGGGAATTACCCCGGTGTGACGGTGGAGCGCAAGGAAGGCCTTCGCCGTCATGGCGATACTGAACTGAAGATTGTCGATCTGCCGGGAACATACAGTCTGACCGCTTATTCGGCAGAGGAACGAGTGGCCAGAAATTTCATTGTCGATGAAATGCCTGATGTCGTCGTGGACATCCTCGATGCCTCAAATCTGGAGAGGAATCTCTACCTTGCCGTCCAGTTTATGGAACTCGGCGTGCCCCTTGTCCTGGCCTTCAACATGAGCGATATGGCCAAGGCGCAGGGATACGAATTCGATCTCGAGAAATTTTCCCGGTTCTTCGGCGCCCGGATCGTTTCGACCATGGGAAGCAAGGGGATGGGGATGAATGAGCTTCTGGACGCCGTTGTTCTGACTGCAGCCAATAGGGAGGCGGAGAATGAAGGAACGGAGAAAAGACGGACTCCGGCGATCCATTACGGGAGGGAGATCGAGGAGGAGATCGCCAAAATTGAGCCCCTTGTCAGGAAGCATGTTTCTCTCAACGGGAAATACGACGCGCGCTGGCTGGCGCTGAAGCTTCTGGAAAATGACAGGGAAATCCAATCATCGGTCGTATCTCCCGAAGTTCATACCCAGGTCGAGAAAAGCACAGTGCAGATCGAAAAGATGCTCGGGGAACAGCCGGAGACGGCCATCGCCGGCCAAAGGTATGGATTTATCTCCGGGGTCTGCCAGGAAGCGGCGCGCTCCACCATCGAGATCCGTCATTCGCTGTCGGATCGAATCGACGCCGTCGTCACGAACCGCGTTCTCGGCATCCCGATTTTTCTGGGGTTGATGTATCTCGTTTTCCACCTCACCTTCACCCTGGGAGAGCCGCCCATGGGATGGATTGAATCCCTCTTCGACTGGCTGGGGGGGGCCGTTGCAAGTTGGTGGCCGGAAGGTTCGGAAAGTCTCTTGAAGTCCCTCCTGGTGGACGGCGTCATCGGTGGTGTCGGCGGGGTTGTCGTGTTCCTGCCGAATATTCTGCTGCTCTTTCTGGCCATCGCGATTATCGAGGATTCCGGCTACATGGCCCGGGCGGCCTTCATCATGGACCAGCTGATGCACAAGATCGGTCTGCACGGAAAGAGTTTTATCCCGATGCTCATCGGTTTCGGCTGCTCCGTACCGGCGATTCTGGCCACCCGTACTCTGGATAACCGGCGGGACAGACTGACGACGATGCTGGTCATCCCGCTCATGAGCTGCGGCGCCCGGCTGCCGATCTACGCGCTCATCATTCCGGCTTTCTTTCCCTCGGCGTGGCACGGCCCCATGCTCTGGATCATCTACGTCATCGGTATTCTCCTTGCCGTCGCCGGTGCGAAGCTCCTGCGCGCCACAATCCTCAAGGGGGAGTCGGTTCCCTTTGTGATGGAGCTGCCGCCCTACCGGATGCCGACGTTCAAGAGCATCCTGATCCACATGTGGGAACGGGGGTGGCTCTATCTGAAGAAGGCCGGAACGGTCATCCTGGGCATCTCCATTCTGTTATGGGCATTGACAACCTTCCCCGGCTTGTCCGATGACGAGTCCGCAAGGTTTCGGACTGCGCGTCAGGTCGTCCAAGGAGAAAATATCGGGGAAGAAGAAAAGGCGGAGAAACTCGCCGTTCTTAACAATGCCGAGAAGGAGGCGGCGCTTCGGGGCAGCGTTGCCGGACGCGTAGGGCATGCCCTGGAGCCTCTTCTGAAGCCCATGGGCTTCGACTGGAAAATCGGTACGGCGCTCATCGGGGCATTTGCCGCGAAAGAGGTCTTCGTCGCCCAGATGGGCATTGTTTACGCCATCGGGGAAGCGGATGAAGAATCCGAAACACTGCGGGACAAACTCAAAAGCAACTATTCCCCGCTGGTCGGTTTCTGCATCATGCTCTTCTGTCTCGTCAGTGCGCCATGCATGGCGACCATCGCCATAACCAGGCGGGAAAGCAACTCCTGGCGGTGGGCGCTGCTCCAGCTCGGGGGACTTACGCTGCTGGCCTATGTACTGACGGCTCTCGTCTTTCAAATCGGCAGGCTCCTGGGCATCGGGATCGGGTAGGAGGATTGTGCAATGGAGATGATTCTTGTAACTGGCTTAATCGCTGTTGCCGCTGTGTGGATCGGGATATCTTTTTATAAAAACGTAACGGGCAGAAATGACGGATGCGGCTGCACCGGCGGCTGTCAGGGCTGCGCATGCAAACCTTTTGCGGAACCGCATTCAAAACAGGATGGCGGAAAATGAACCCTTACGATCTCCTGGCAAGAAATCTCGAAGAGATCCAGGCGGCATTGAAGGATCAGGAGAGCCTTCTGGATTGTCTCAGGAAAGGGGGTGACATCCCGGTTTTATCTTCGTGCGTTTCAGGAAGCTGCCCTCACCGGCAGAAATTCAAGGAAACGCTCTTGGATGCCATTTCGGTTCTGGAGGAGAGCAGAAAATCCTTCCGTTCGAAGCAGCTTGAAGCGCTGCGAAAAAAGTTGACCAGAGTTCTGGTGGAGATCGCCTAGTTCCGAAAGGGACAGGAGAAGACCTACGGCCCGGCGCTGGGAGCCGGGAAGTGAGGGTGTAATGAGATCGGCACAAGATGCCGGATGCTCGTTGCACCCTTTTTTTATTTATATCCGTTGAAAGGAATATTAGGAATATGAAACGCTTTGTAATATTGATGATTTCGGGATTTGTCCTCCTGCTGGCCGCAACAGCCGTCTTTGCTGAAGAATCCACGATTTCGCGGGAGGAGATCAATGCCCTGAGGGAAAAACTCGAACGTTTGGAGAAAGCTTTCGAGCAACAGGCGGCAACGGATTCAAAAAAGGAGGAAGAAAAGCGCTGGTACGAAAAGATCGAGATCGCCGGAGGAGCGACGGCTGTGGTTCAGGGTTCCGCCGGGGCAAAGAAGCGACATAGTCGTAAAGGAAACGTAACCGATGGCACGATATCCTTCGATCTGGAAGCGTCTCTACCGGTTGCCCAGTCCGGCAAGTTCTACTTCCTGACCGAGGCGGGAACGGGAAACGGCATCGATGGCGATCTCCCGACGCTGTCGGGTTTCAATGATACGGCAAATGAAGAGGACAACCTCAGTCTTTCGGAAGTATGGTATGAACATGCCTGGTACAAAGAACGTCTGCGCTTTCGCGCCGGCAAGATCGATCTGACAACGGACTTCGATACGAATGCCGCTGCCAACTGCGAGAAGACGCAGTTCCTATCCGGCGGATTCGTGAACAACCTGGCCGTGGAATTTCCCGATGACAACGGCATCGGGGCGATGGTCTGGTTCTCCCCCCGGGATGACCTGGGGTTCGGGTTGGGATTTGCCGATGCGGATGGCGATGGGGACAGCATGTTCGATGATGTTTTTTCCATCGCAGAACTGGATTTCAAGCCGAAGATCGGCGGGCGTCAGGGTAATTACCGGCTCTATGGCTGGCTCAACAACAAGGATCATGCCGACCTGATGGACCCGGACAAGACCGGGGAGAAGAATTACGGGGTCGGTTTGTCCGTAGACCAGGAGATTACCGAACTGTTGACTCTGTTTGCCCGGTATGGATGGCAGCGCGGCAGTGTCTCACAGATCGAACATGCCTGGAGCGCGGGGTTGCAGTGCTCAGGGAAATTCTATGGCCGGCAGGATGATGCCATGGGCCTGGCGTACGGCATGGCCATCATCGGTGACGACTGGGAAGAAACAGACCGGGACAACGGTATCCGCTCCGGGAACGAGCATCACGTGGAACTCTATTACAATCTGAAGGTTCACGACCATCTCAGCATTTCCCCCGACATCCAGTGGGTGAAGAATGCAAACGGCGACGCGGACAACAAGGACCTTTGGGCCTTCGGCTTGCGGGCGCGCCTGGCTTTTTGAGCAGTTTCGATGGATGGTTCTTTACGGCGCGTCGGCCTGTTCCGGGGGATTCAGCGCCGAGTGCACGATCCTGGAGAAGTCGGAAAAATTGTAGGGCTTCTGGATGAAGCCGATACATCCCATCTCCATGACCTCCTGCACTTCTCCCTGAAGGCCGTACCCGCTGGAGAGGAGGACCTTCACCTCGGGATTGATGGTCCTGAGCGCCTTCAGAACCTCGGAGCCGCTCGTTCCCCGGAGGATCATATCCAAAATGATCAAGTCGATCCGGTCCTGATTCTTGCGATAGATCGAAAGGGCGTCTTCTTTGTTCTCCGCCGTATAGACGGTATAACCCAGCATTGTAAGGAGTTCCGATCCCAGCTCCAGAATGACGGGCTCATCGTCGATCAGCAGGACCCCGCCGGTCCCTCGGAGAAGTCCCTTGTCCTGCAGGGAATCTTCCTCCTTTTCCACCTTTTTCCCCGATGAAGGAAGGTAGATGCTGAATGTGGCGCCATGTCCCGGTTCGCTGTAGGCTTTGATGATCCCGCCATGGTTCCTGATGATTCCATAAGACGAAGCAAGGCCTAGACCGCTTCCCCCCTGTTCCGACTTGGTCGTGAAAAACGGTTCGAAGATCTTTTCCAGGGTTTTTTCGTCCATTCCCGTTCCCGTATCGGAGACGGAAATCTTGACATAATCGCCGGGGTTGACCTGGAAGACGGCCACATCGGCTTCCTGCAGGGTTACATTGTCCGTTTGAATATACAGGCGTCCCCCCTTGGGCATGGCATGTCCGGCGTTGATAAAGAGATTCAGGAAGACCTGTTCCAGCTGTCCCGCATCCGCCTCTACCGGATAAAGGTTTTCCTGGAGCG
This genomic window contains:
- a CDS encoding metal-dependent transcriptional regulator: MTLTDTLTASLEDYLEAISQIISEKQAVRPKDIARRLMVSNASVTGALRSLADKELINYSPYDVITLTSAGKTVAEDVIRRHEVLRDFFVKVLAIEEGNADKAACQMEHSIPRDILERFIQFAEFIEVCPRGGSKWIAGFSYHCDQGDTAENCEKCISVTLEETRKRKRKGVQKTMKMLSLRDLKPGQKGKVRKIKARGATSMRMVEMGVTPGAVVEVERIAPLGDPIDIKVKGYHLSLRKEEAGGVEIETL
- a CDS encoding FeoA family protein gives rise to the protein MPLTIVQPGRCVRLVAVEAGQGLQGQLTAMGLVPGAEIQILQNSPRGPFLIVVKGSRIMLGRDMAGKIVVE
- the feoB gene encoding ferrous iron transport protein B codes for the protein MKSRIVVALAGNPNSGKTTIFNALTGARQSVGNYPGVTVERKEGLRRHGDTELKIVDLPGTYSLTAYSAEERVARNFIVDEMPDVVVDILDASNLERNLYLAVQFMELGVPLVLAFNMSDMAKAQGYEFDLEKFSRFFGARIVSTMGSKGMGMNELLDAVVLTAANREAENEGTEKRRTPAIHYGREIEEEIAKIEPLVRKHVSLNGKYDARWLALKLLENDREIQSSVVSPEVHTQVEKSTVQIEKMLGEQPETAIAGQRYGFISGVCQEAARSTIEIRHSLSDRIDAVVTNRVLGIPIFLGLMYLVFHLTFTLGEPPMGWIESLFDWLGGAVASWWPEGSESLLKSLLVDGVIGGVGGVVVFLPNILLLFLAIAIIEDSGYMARAAFIMDQLMHKIGLHGKSFIPMLIGFGCSVPAILATRTLDNRRDRLTTMLVIPLMSCGARLPIYALIIPAFFPSAWHGPMLWIIYVIGILLAVAGAKLLRATILKGESVPFVMELPPYRMPTFKSILIHMWERGWLYLKKAGTVILGISILLWALTTFPGLSDDESARFRTARQVVQGENIGEEEKAEKLAVLNNAEKEAALRGSVAGRVGHALEPLLKPMGFDWKIGTALIGAFAAKEVFVAQMGIVYAIGEADEESETLRDKLKSNYSPLVGFCIMLFCLVSAPCMATIAITRRESNSWRWALLQLGGLTLLAYVLTALVFQIGRLLGIGIG
- a CDS encoding FeoB-associated Cys-rich membrane protein, whose amino-acid sequence is MILVTGLIAVAAVWIGISFYKNVTGRNDGCGCTGGCQGCACKPFAEPHSKQDGGK
- a CDS encoding carbohydrate porin, with translation MKRFVILMISGFVLLLAATAVFAEESTISREEINALREKLERLEKAFEQQAATDSKKEEEKRWYEKIEIAGGATAVVQGSAGAKKRHSRKGNVTDGTISFDLEASLPVAQSGKFYFLTEAGTGNGIDGDLPTLSGFNDTANEEDNLSLSEVWYEHAWYKERLRFRAGKIDLTTDFDTNAAANCEKTQFLSGGFVNNLAVEFPDDNGIGAMVWFSPRDDLGFGLGFADADGDGDSMFDDVFSIAELDFKPKIGGRQGNYRLYGWLNNKDHADLMDPDKTGEKNYGVGLSVDQEITELLTLFARYGWQRGSVSQIEHAWSAGLQCSGKFYGRQDDAMGLAYGMAIIGDDWEETDRDNGIRSGNEHHVELYYNLKVHDHLSISPDIQWVKNANGDADNKDLWAFGLRARLAF